GACCGCCCATCGCGGAATCGAGCAGCCGGCTGCCGCGAACGTTGCGGCTCATCAACACCTGTTTCCGCAAGAAGTCCAGGCTGACATCGCGCGAGACGAGCGGCATGCCCTTGTGGTTCGGGGCGAACGATGCGCCCATGTAGAAGCCGAACAGGCCCAGTTGCACGGCGAGGAAGGCGGCTGCGACACCTGGGGACAGCACGAGGAACACGAGCGTGGCGAAGCCGCCCAGCCGGATGGCCAGAAAGAGGATCTCGATAGCGCGACGGTCGACGTGCTCACGTTGGAACACCCGGCGAACACTCGCCGCGTGGAGCGAGAGCCCCTCCAGGAACAGCACCGGGAAGAAGAAGATCCCTTGATGGGCGACCAGCCACGCGGTGACCGGGTTGCGACGGCGGGCCACCTGCTCGGGCGTGAAGGAGATCACCGGCAGGTCGATGTCCGGGTCTTCGCCCTTCTTGTTCGGGTTCGCGTGGTGGCGCGTGTGCTTGTGCTGCCACCATCCGTAGCTCATGCCGATGAACAGGTCGCCGACGACGAGACTGACCCAGTCGTTCCACTTGCCCGACTTGAAGATCTGCCGGTGCGCGGCGTCATGGCCGACGAAGGCGATCTGCGTGAACAGCACCGCGAACCCGGCGGCGAGCGCGAGCTGCCACCAGGAGTCGCCGATCAGAATGAACGCGGTGATGAACAGGCCAACCAGAACCGGGATGGCTGCCAGCTTGGTCCAGTAGTAGCCGTAGCGGCGGCGCAGCAATCCGGACGCACGGATGTCACGGGCGAGTTCGGTGTACTCGCTGTTGCTTGGCGTGGCGGAAGTTTTCGGATGGGTCGCGAGGACGCGCGGCGCCACCGGTTCGACGGGGCTCATGACAATCTCCAGACTCTGCGCAGGGGGCGACCAGGGTCTGGGGTTGCCTATCCGTTCACGCTACGCCCGTGGCGATGAGCCGCGCCGAACTCACAGCGCACGTGGAGGGCGACCTCAGCTGGCGTGCGGCACCACCACGGCGCGGCCGCTGATTTGGCCGGACTCGAGCTTGCGATAGGCCTCAAGCGCGTCATCCATCGAGTACCGCTCAACCTCGGGCGTGATCTGCCCGGCCCGGTACATGTCGACGACCTCGTGCAGGTCGGCGATCGTGCCCCAGTAGGTGTTCGTGATCGTCGATTCGTACGGCGTCGTGAAGAACGACCATTCAGTCGCACCGCCGGCGATGCCCACCACGGTCAGTCGGCTCTGCTTGGCCATTGATGCCTGCGCGGTCTTGATCGTCGGCACCGCGCCGACGAAGTCGAATGCGGCATCCACGCCTTGCCCGTCGGTCAGATCGCGGATCGCCGCCACCTGATCTTCGCCGCCTGGAACTGTGACGGCGCCGCTGGCCGCGGCCCGCTGCATCGCGTCCTCTTTCATGTCGGTGGCGATGACGGTGGCGCCGGTCAGTGCCGTGAGAATCTGGACCGCGATCTGGCCGAGCCCGCCGAGGCCGATCACCAGCGCGGTCCGGCCGCCACCGGCCAGGTTCGGCAGGGCGAGCTTGATCGCGTGGTACGGGGTGAGGCCGGCGTCGCTGAGCGGTGCCGCCGCGATCGGGTCGGCATCACCGAGCGGCACGAGGTTGCGCGCCGGCACGACCACATAGTCGGCCATACCGCCATCGCGGCCCAGGCCGACGCCCAGGTACGGCATGGTGGCGACGTTCTCGCAGTAGGTGTCCTGGCCGCGCGAGCAGGCCCTGCAATGACCGCAGCCGATCGGACCGTAGACCAGGAACGCGTCGCCGGGTGTGAAGCCGTGCACGCCGGGACCAAGTTCCTCGATCCAGCCCGAGTTCTCATGGCCGAGAGTGAACGCCGGCCGCTGAGACCCCGGCGCGCCCTCCTCGAAGTTGTAGATGGCGACATCCGAGTGACAGGCGCCTGCGCCGGCAACCTTCAGCAGCACCTCGCCGGGGCCGGGCTGGGGGCGTTCCACCTCCTCCAAGGTGGGGAATGTCTTGTAGTCCGAGAACACGACAGCACGCATGGTTGCTCATCTCCTTCGAGAGCGGATGCGGCTCACGCTACGCCTCGCACCACCCGCTGGTCGAGCCTGCACCGCCCGCTGGTCGAGCCTGCCGAGACCCGGCCTCGAACGGAATGCTCAGCGCAGCGGCGTCCACCCGACCGGAAGCGGCCCGCGGATGTCGGCGCGTTCACGATCGGCTGTGGCAGACCAGCCCTGCGCCTCACTCACCTGGTCGGCGGTCGTCCAGGCGACATCCGCCAGCGGTCCATAGGTCGGCGCAGTCGAGCCCGCCCGGCAGGCCCGCTCCCATTCCGCCTCGGTCGGCAAGCGAAAGCCGTCGGCGCTGACATCCCAGACGACGTTGCGGTCGTCGATCGCGTATGCAGGAGTGAATCCGGATGCTGCAGATGCCGCGTTGCACCAGCGAACCGCCTCGAACCAGGTAACAGGGTGAGCCGGAGCATCCGATCGTTCCTGTGAGGTGTCGATCGCGCCGAGCACCGCCTCGTACTCAGCCTGGGTGATCGGAGTTCGGCCGCTCTCGAATCCGCGGAGGGTGACCTCGCGCGACAACCCCGACCGCGCGTCGCGCAGCTCAATCGCGCCCGCGGGAATCGCGGTGAGCTGCGGGGAGACGGTTCTCACGGTGTCGGCTGTATCCGCCGTCTTCCCGTATTGCGCCGACGCCGGGGAGTCGTCATCGCGCAGCGCACGAACACCACGTACTATGTCGAGCAGCATTCACTAACCGCGCCCATGGGAGAAGACGACATGTCGTTTCAGGCCTACCTCGACGCCATTGAAACCAAGACCGGGCTTACGCCTCGTCAGTTGGTCGACATCGCCAAATCGAAAGGATTCGATGACCCCGCGGTGAAAGCGGGCGAGATTCTCGAGTGGCTGAAGGCCGACTACGAACTGGGCCGCGGGCATGGGATGGCTCTTGTGCACGTCATCAAGAAGGGGCCTCAGATTGATTCGAAGCACGTCGGTACGACCGGCTCGCATCGGGACGAATCCGAAGTCCTCTGGCTCGACGGCATGGAGAGCAAACCCGCGTGACCACCACGCCCCCTGGTAGTGGGTCTCAGCGGAGGGACGTGTTGATCGCCTCGGCGAGAGCGCCGATCACCGGCCAGGCGCCCTCCGAACTGTTCCCGAGCACGGACACCGTCGTCTGAGTCGCGACCAGGTGCGTCGAGCGGAACGATGTACCCGCGTCGTAGCCCTCGAGGATCAGGGCAGGATGCGTGGCGTGCAGCCAGAAGCCCATTCCGTAGCGCTTGCGCTCGTCGGGCACGTCGTGGCGCGGGCGGATCATCTCGTCGACCGTGGCGCGCGCGACGATGCGGCCCTCCAGCAGCGCGAGCCAGAAGCGGTGCAGGTCAGCGGCGGTCGTGAAGATTCCCCCGTCGCCGTTGCCGAGTACCGGGAGGTGCAACGTGTTGGCGAGGTCGCCCTCGCTATCGATGTACCCCAGCGCTGCGTCGCCCGGCAGCGCGTTGAGCGGAAGGAAGCCCGTGCGCTCGAGACCGGCGGGTTCCAACACGAGGCGCTGTACGACCTGGTGGTAGGTCTCTCCGGTGGCGCGCTCGAGCAGCACCGCCAGCACCATGTAGCCACCGTTGCAGTAGGCAAAGCGCTCTCCGGGCGCGAAGGCCTGCGGATGGCCGTCGAGCATGGGTAGGAACGCCTCTGCCGTCGTGAGGGTGTGCGCGGGGAGGCTCAGCACGTGGTCGCTTGGCTCCCAGTCGGACTCCTCATCGAGGTAGTCGCCGATGCCGGAGGTATGCGTGAGCAGGTGCTCGATCGTCACGGCGTCGTCGATGAGGGGAAGGTCGTCACCGAGGAGTACGCGCGCGGGCTGGTCGAGTCGCAACGTGCCCTGCTCCACCAGCCGCATCACCGCGAGAGCCGTGAAACCCTTACCGCCACTGGCGATCCCGATGCGCGCATCGGGAGTCATGGGCACCCTGTGAGCCCGGTGCAGATACCCCCCGCACCGCTCGAGCGTCCGCTCGTCGGCGACGTCGACGGTGGCAACGCCAGTGAAGGTTCGCTTGGCGATGGCCGCGTCGAACTGGGCGGGATCGACGTTCATGAGTCCCCCTTCGGAACAGTCAAGCCCCCGACGCGTTCTGCGACCGGGGGCTTGTGTGCATTTTGGTGGACCTAAGGGGATTCGAACCCCTGACCTCCTCGATGCGAACGAGGCGCGCTACCAACTGCGCCATAGGCCCAAACTGCCTGAACAGGTTATCACCCTGCGGGAACCGGTTCA
The Diaminobutyricimonas sp. LJ205 genome window above contains:
- a CDS encoding SUMF1/EgtB/PvdO family nonheme iron enzyme, whose translation is MRTVSPQLTAIPAGAIELRDARSGLSREVTLRGFESGRTPITQAEYEAVLGAIDTSQERSDAPAHPVTWFEAVRWCNAASAASGFTPAYAIDDRNVVWDVSADGFRLPTEAEWERACRAGSTAPTYGPLADVAWTTADQVSEAQGWSATADRERADIRGPLPVGWTPLR
- a CDS encoding acyl-CoA desaturase; this encodes MSPVEPVAPRVLATHPKTSATPSNSEYTELARDIRASGLLRRRYGYYWTKLAAIPVLVGLFITAFILIGDSWWQLALAAGFAVLFTQIAFVGHDAAHRQIFKSGKWNDWVSLVVGDLFIGMSYGWWQHKHTRHHANPNKKGEDPDIDLPVISFTPEQVARRRNPVTAWLVAHQGIFFFPVLFLEGLSLHAASVRRVFQREHVDRRAIEILFLAIRLGGFATLVFLVLSPGVAAAFLAVQLGLFGFYMGASFAPNHKGMPLVSRDVSLDFLRKQVLMSRNVRGSRLLDSAMGGLNYQIEHHLFPSMPRPHLRRASVIISAYCRQRNIPYTQTGLFESYGIVLRYINRVGLGEKDPFECPLMVQRQSIGSNDG
- a CDS encoding DUF4287 domain-containing protein, with the translated sequence MSFQAYLDAIETKTGLTPRQLVDIAKSKGFDDPAVKAGEILEWLKADYELGRGHGMALVHVIKKGPQIDSKHVGTTGSHRDESEVLWLDGMESKPA
- a CDS encoding serine hydrolase — encoded protein: MNVDPAQFDAAIAKRTFTGVATVDVADERTLERCGGYLHRAHRVPMTPDARIGIASGGKGFTALAVMRLVEQGTLRLDQPARVLLGDDLPLIDDAVTIEHLLTHTSGIGDYLDEESDWEPSDHVLSLPAHTLTTAEAFLPMLDGHPQAFAPGERFAYCNGGYMVLAVLLERATGETYHQVVQRLVLEPAGLERTGFLPLNALPGDAALGYIDSEGDLANTLHLPVLGNGDGGIFTTAADLHRFWLALLEGRIVARATVDEMIRPRHDVPDERKRYGMGFWLHATHPALILEGYDAGTSFRSTHLVATQTTVSVLGNSSEGAWPVIGALAEAINTSLR
- a CDS encoding NAD(P)-dependent alcohol dehydrogenase; amino-acid sequence: MRAVVFSDYKTFPTLEEVERPQPGPGEVLLKVAGAGACHSDVAIYNFEEGAPGSQRPAFTLGHENSGWIEELGPGVHGFTPGDAFLVYGPIGCGHCRACSRGQDTYCENVATMPYLGVGLGRDGGMADYVVVPARNLVPLGDADPIAAAPLSDAGLTPYHAIKLALPNLAGGGRTALVIGLGGLGQIAVQILTALTGATVIATDMKEDAMQRAAASGAVTVPGGEDQVAAIRDLTDGQGVDAAFDFVGAVPTIKTAQASMAKQSRLTVVGIAGGATEWSFFTTPYESTITNTYWGTIADLHEVVDMYRAGQITPEVERYSMDDALEAYRKLESGQISGRAVVVPHAS